TATAATACACCACATTCAAAGGATAAAGGATAAAGGTGAATCTTGAAAATGCCCTAATGATACTCTATAATAATATGCCTTTTGGAGCGAGTTTCCTCGCTGGAATCCTCACCTTTTTAAGCCCTTGTATTTTACCCCTTATCCCCCCTTATATTTCTTATATCTCTGGCGTAAGTATCCGTGATTTACATAGCAAAAATACTGCACACAAATCTCATATTGTTTTTACTTCATTACTTTTTATTGCTGGATTTTCTTTTGTATTTATCACATTAGGAATTTTCGCCTCAACAGCATTTGGCACTTTTCTTATTTCATCGTGGATGCATTATATTGCAGGAGGAATTATCATTATTTTTGGGATACATTTTTTATTTCCCTTTAGGCTTCATTTTTTATACAAAAGCATTCAATATGATTTGAACTTTGCACGTTTTGGATTTCTTTCTCCTTTTGTACTTGGAGTTGGTTTTAGTATCGGTTGGAGTCCGTGTGTTGGTCCTATCCTCACCTCAATCCTTACTCTCTCACTTCTTAATCCCTCATATGCACTTTGGCTTATGATATGCTATTCTGCAGGATTGGGTTTAGCATTTTTGCTTGTAGCAGTTTTTGTTGATGCGGGATTAAATCTCCTGAAAAAACTTACTCCCTTTTTAAGAGTGATAGAAATTATTTCGGGGCTATTGCTTATACTCATTGGTATGCTCATTATTGTGCAAAAAACCGATTTTTTGCTCTTTTTATTTTCTTAAGGAGGCTGAAATGCTTTTTAAAAATGCGACACTTTGCGATTATCAAGGCATAAAAAAAGCTGATTTGCGCACACAAAATGGCTTTATCACAGATATTGGCTCACTCCAAGCCCTAAAAGATGAAAACATATACGATGTGGAGGATAAACTTTTATTCCCCGCAATGATTGATCTTAATATTGCACCAAAGAGCCTTTCTCTCTCACGCAAGAATCTCCTCGCACTTGCACAAAAAGCTTTAAAGGGAGGAGTAGGTAGCATTTTGCTCTACCCCCATACAAGTCCTTCTTGTAGTGAAAATGGCTCTATTGAACTCATTAAAAGCCTCAATAAAGAATCCCCTATTCATTTATTGCCTGCTATTAATCCGCTTGATTCTCAAGGTAAATTAAGCGATATTAGCACATTACATAACAATGGTGGAAAAGCGATTTTCACACGAAGCGATATTGATGCACACAATCTTATGAGTATTGCTCAATATGCACAAATGCTTCATATACCGCTCATATGCTTTTGTCAGGATAAATCTGTGGCTGATGGCGTGATGAATGAGGGAATTTTAAGTGCTTCGCTTGGGCTTCCTTCTATCCCTGCATATAGCCAAACCAAAGAAGTTGCTAAGATTGCTGAAATGTTTAAAAATGTGCCAATTAAGCTTATTTTTGATACTTTAGTTTATCCGCGTAGTTTTGAAATACTCCAATCCTTTAAAGCTACTTACAACAAAGATTCTATGCAATTTACAGAAAATCCACAATTTTTCACTCAAACTTCCATTCATCACCTTATTTTAGATGAGGGTTTATGTGAAAACTACAATACAGCAGCCAAGCTCAATCCGCCACTTGTGGATAAAAATGCTCAATCTCAACTCATTGAAATGCTACAAAATGGACATATTGACACGCTCACAAGTCTTCAATGTGCAGATTTTAACTCCAAAAAAGACCAAGTTTTTGAGTTAGCGAGCTTCGGGGTAGATGCGCTTGAAGTGTATTTTTCACTGCTTTATACTTATTTGCATAAAAGCTATGATATTTCACTACCGCTTATTTCACAGCTTACAAGTTACACTCCTGCACAGATTCTTAGCCTTAATAAAGGTGCATTGCAAAAGGGTAAAATCGCTGAACTCTTTATTGTCAATCCTCACGCACATTTTACATTAAATGACACTTTCTCGCCATATCATCAGCATAAACTTTATGGTAAAATTGAAGCATTTTTAAGCAATGAAACGCTTTATACTCCACATACTAAGGAATCATAATGCAAGAAATTAAAGATTATCTTATAAACTTTCTCCCACAACTTGAACAATTTGGCATCGGACTTTTAAAAGCTACACTTATCCTTATCGTGGGCTATTATGCCTCGCGTTTTATAGGAAATAAAGTCCGTAAAGCTATTGCAAAAAAAGATGAAATACTTGCGCGTTTCATTGCGCAAATCATTTTTATTCTCTCACTCGTGGTGATGATTATCGCAGCGCTTGGCACTATGGGTGTGCAA
This DNA window, taken from Helicobacter sp. MIT 21-1697, encodes the following:
- a CDS encoding cytochrome c biogenesis CcdA family protein, whose protein sequence is MNLENALMILYNNMPFGASFLAGILTFLSPCILPLIPPYISYISGVSIRDLHSKNTAHKSHIVFTSLLFIAGFSFVFITLGIFASTAFGTFLISSWMHYIAGGIIIIFGIHFLFPFRLHFLYKSIQYDLNFARFGFLSPFVLGVGFSIGWSPCVGPILTSILTLSLLNPSYALWLMICYSAGLGLAFLLVAVFVDAGLNLLKKLTPFLRVIEIISGLLLILIGMLIIVQKTDFLLFLFS
- a CDS encoding metal-dependent hydrolase gives rise to the protein MLFKNATLCDYQGIKKADLRTQNGFITDIGSLQALKDENIYDVEDKLLFPAMIDLNIAPKSLSLSRKNLLALAQKALKGGVGSILLYPHTSPSCSENGSIELIKSLNKESPIHLLPAINPLDSQGKLSDISTLHNNGGKAIFTRSDIDAHNLMSIAQYAQMLHIPLICFCQDKSVADGVMNEGILSASLGLPSIPAYSQTKEVAKIAEMFKNVPIKLIFDTLVYPRSFEILQSFKATYNKDSMQFTENPQFFTQTSIHHLILDEGLCENYNTAAKLNPPLVDKNAQSQLIEMLQNGHIDTLTSLQCADFNSKKDQVFELASFGVDALEVYFSLLYTYLHKSYDISLPLISQLTSYTPAQILSLNKGALQKGKIAELFIVNPHAHFTLNDTFSPYHQHKLYGKIEAFLSNETLYTPHTKES